From a single Oceanobacillus kimchii X50 genomic region:
- a CDS encoding branched-chain amino acid ABC transporter permease, whose protein sequence is MIKNNTQKYIVLGLLLVALLFPLFTQNNYYIHVMTLSFIWMIAVYGLNILAGYTGYLSLAHAGFFAIGAYALGLLTVKAEVGFWLALFLAPIITTIIGFGIGLIALRTKEHFFAIYTLCVGYVIYLLIDKWDSLTEGVRGLMGIPLPSDIGPISFESNIAQYYFILVILLFSIFVIYRIVNSIVGRKLVAIRNSEQLALSLGISTKKNKLLAFVLSTFFAGLAGALYASFIRFLGPDIGSTNITFDLLMYLIVGGIGTLSGPIIGTLLVVWLSQNLQFLQDYRMLIFGPLLALLIIFSPRGIVGMFSSMKQNLQQKRTLRQKEQKKEA, encoded by the coding sequence TTGATCAAAAATAATACACAAAAATACATTGTTTTAGGATTGCTTTTAGTTGCCCTTCTTTTCCCTCTATTCACACAAAATAATTACTATATTCATGTAATGACTTTATCGTTTATATGGATGATAGCCGTGTATGGCTTAAATATTCTGGCAGGATATACTGGTTATTTATCACTTGCTCATGCTGGATTTTTTGCAATAGGGGCATATGCATTAGGGTTATTAACGGTGAAAGCAGAAGTAGGTTTTTGGCTAGCTCTATTTTTAGCACCAATTATAACAACAATCATTGGGTTTGGTATTGGATTAATTGCATTGCGCACCAAGGAACACTTCTTTGCTATATATACGCTTTGTGTAGGGTATGTCATCTATTTATTAATTGATAAGTGGGATAGTTTGACAGAAGGTGTTCGAGGTTTAATGGGAATACCGTTACCATCTGATATTGGACCGATCTCTTTTGAAAGTAACATCGCACAATATTATTTCATTTTAGTCATATTGCTTTTCTCTATTTTCGTTATTTATAGAATTGTAAATTCCATAGTCGGAAGAAAGCTAGTTGCAATTCGAAATAGTGAACAACTTGCACTATCATTAGGTATTTCAACGAAAAAAAATAAACTACTTGCCTTTGTTTTATCTACCTTTTTTGCTGGGTTAGCCGGTGCGTTATATGCAAGTTTTATACGTTTTTTAGGTCCAGATATCGGTTCTACAAATATAACATTTGATCTACTGATGTATTTAATTGTTGGAGGTATTGGTACATTATCTGGTCCGATTATAGGAACACTTCTAGTAGTATGGCTTTCTCAGAACTTACAATTCTTACAAGATTATCGAATGTTAATCTTTGGTCCATTACTAGCATTATTAATCATCTTCTCACCTCGAGGTATAGTAGGTATGTTTTCTAGTATGAAGCAAAACTTACAGCAAAAAAGAACTTTACGGCAAAAAGAACAAAAAAAAGAAGCGTAG
- a CDS encoding ABC transporter ATP-binding protein produces MYIETKELSKQFGGLRAVNNVDFSIDKGKINAIIGPNGAGKTTFFNLISGVYKPTSGQVMFKGKDISTLPANKIAELGVARTFQTTHLFEKSNVFENVVVGHSLRTQSNLWDAIFRTKRLKQEQERSNQKALEVISFVGLSSVADVPVANLSQEEKKRVAFALALATDPEIIFLDEPTAGVNPDETEELSALIKKMAQQGITICLIEHKMKMIMELADKIMVLNYGEKIAEGTPNEINQNEEVIRAYLGGSASA; encoded by the coding sequence ATGTATATTGAAACAAAGGAATTATCCAAGCAGTTTGGAGGTTTAAGAGCCGTAAATAATGTTGATTTTTCAATAGATAAAGGGAAAATAAACGCAATTATTGGCCCAAACGGTGCTGGAAAAACAACATTTTTTAACCTAATCAGTGGTGTTTACAAACCTACCTCAGGGCAAGTGATGTTTAAAGGCAAAGATATTTCTACATTGCCAGCAAATAAGATAGCTGAATTAGGGGTTGCACGAACTTTCCAAACTACACATCTATTTGAAAAATCAAATGTTTTTGAAAATGTTGTCGTTGGTCATAGTTTACGAACCCAATCAAATTTGTGGGATGCGATCTTTCGAACAAAACGGTTAAAGCAAGAACAAGAGCGTTCAAATCAGAAAGCACTAGAAGTCATATCCTTTGTTGGCTTATCCAGTGTAGCCGATGTACCTGTTGCAAATTTATCGCAAGAAGAGAAAAAGAGAGTAGCATTTGCACTTGCATTAGCAACAGATCCTGAAATTATATTTCTAGATGAACCGACAGCTGGAGTTAATCCGGATGAAACCGAAGAATTATCCGCTTTAATTAAAAAAATGGCGCAACAAGGAATAACTATTTGTTTAATTGAACACAAGATGAAAATGATTATGGAATTAGCTGACAAGATCATGGTATTAAATTATGGTGAAAAGATTGCTGAAGGCACACCAAATGAAATAAATCAGAATGAAGAAGTGATTCGTGCTTATTTAGGAGGGAGTGCAAGTGCTTAA
- a CDS encoding ABC transporter ATP-binding protein — MLKLNKVTVKYGNYAAVNNINIQVKQGEIVVLLGANGAGKSTVFHSISGLKKTASGEIEFEGVALKGKSPDKIVQAGIVQCAEDRKLFPRMTVYDNLIMGAYIHRKTKSRIKQTIKEVYELFPILYEKRHDMAGSLSGGQQQMVAIGRALMAKPKLMLLDEPSIGLAPLIVEQMFDSIQQINQEGTTILLAEQNANAALNIADKGYVFENGGVVVEGSKEELLSNEEVRKAYIGA, encoded by the coding sequence GTGCTTAAGCTAAATAAAGTTACGGTCAAATATGGAAATTATGCTGCTGTAAACAATATCAATATTCAAGTTAAACAGGGAGAAATTGTTGTATTACTAGGGGCGAACGGGGCTGGGAAGAGTACAGTATTCCATTCGATAAGTGGATTGAAAAAAACAGCTTCTGGAGAAATTGAGTTTGAAGGGGTGGCGTTGAAGGGAAAATCACCAGATAAAATTGTGCAAGCAGGTATTGTACAATGTGCGGAAGACAGGAAGTTATTCCCCCGAATGACGGTATATGACAACTTGATAATGGGAGCTTATATTCATCGGAAAACAAAAAGTAGAATTAAACAGACTATAAAGGAAGTATATGAGTTATTTCCAATATTATATGAGAAACGCCATGATATGGCTGGTTCACTGAGTGGAGGACAACAACAGATGGTAGCTATTGGCAGAGCACTTATGGCGAAGCCTAAGTTAATGTTGTTAGATGAACCATCTATAGGGTTAGCACCTTTAATTGTGGAGCAAATGTTTGATAGTATTCAACAGATTAATCAGGAAGGAACTACTATTCTACTAGCCGAACAAAATGCAAATGCCGCTTTGAATATTGCTGATAAGGGATATGTCTTTGAAAACGGGGGGGTTGTAGTAGAAGGTTCAAAAGAAGAATTACTTTCAAACGAAGAAGTTAGAAAGGCTTATATAGGGGCTTAA
- a CDS encoding ABC transporter substrate-binding protein has product MRINKIFLSLISLLVIVVLAGCIDGSSTTNNNSTDSSTNAETKEKVVNIGYTGPLSGSAALYGENTLNGLEMAAEEINEEGFEVNGETYKLNIVSLDDKYLPNESASNAKRLVQENATPIIYAPHSGGIAALQVFNEQENFIIGAYSSEPAITEQGNELTVRIPPSYHGYVEPFTKYSMDRFGNKLAAIPPVTQYGQDWADELLPYWEEQGGEVVHEASVDFAKETDFYTLLTNALESDPDVIFLGGPSEPTANVVNQARQLGFEGGFIIMDQAKLDEMKRITETYEVLEGAIGTMPLVEADYPGVPAFVEKYTEEHGIEPGSEAGFHYVSLHIFVEAMKAAGNVEDATVIREHIQAGLDALPEEKQVYVIPNIDENGGFEILTRVSAVEDGEIIGIPID; this is encoded by the coding sequence ATGAGAATAAACAAAATTTTCTTAAGTTTGATTTCCTTATTAGTTATTGTCGTTTTAGCGGGGTGCATTGATGGTAGTTCAACAACAAATAATAATAGTACGGACTCTAGTACGAATGCGGAGACAAAGGAGAAGGTTGTTAACATTGGATATACCGGTCCTTTAAGTGGTTCTGCTGCTTTATATGGAGAAAATACTTTAAATGGTTTAGAGATGGCTGCAGAAGAAATTAATGAAGAAGGATTTGAGGTTAATGGTGAAACATATAAGTTAAATATTGTTTCTCTTGATGATAAGTATTTACCAAATGAATCAGCTTCTAATGCAAAACGATTAGTGCAAGAAAATGCTACACCAATTATTTATGCTCCACATAGTGGGGGGATTGCAGCGCTACAAGTGTTTAATGAACAAGAAAACTTTATTATTGGGGCTTACTCTAGTGAACCTGCAATTACGGAACAAGGCAATGAATTAACCGTAAGAATTCCGCCTAGTTATCATGGATATGTCGAGCCTTTTACAAAATATTCGATGGATCGGTTTGGGAATAAATTAGCGGCGATTCCTCCAGTAACACAGTATGGTCAAGATTGGGCTGATGAATTACTTCCGTATTGGGAGGAACAAGGAGGAGAGGTAGTACATGAGGCATCGGTAGATTTTGCAAAAGAAACGGATTTTTATACATTATTGACAAATGCCTTAGAGTCAGACCCTGATGTAATTTTCCTAGGAGGACCATCTGAACCAACAGCGAATGTTGTTAATCAAGCGAGACAACTTGGATTTGAAGGTGGATTTATTATTATGGACCAAGCAAAATTAGATGAAATGAAGCGAATTACAGAAACGTATGAAGTTCTAGAAGGTGCAATTGGGACCATGCCATTGGTAGAAGCGGATTATCCTGGAGTTCCAGCATTTGTAGAGAAATATACAGAAGAGCACGGAATTGAACCAGGATCAGAAGCTGGTTTCCATTATGTGAGTTTGCATATTTTTGTAGAAGCAATGAAAGCAGCAGGAAATGTAGAGGATGCCACTGTAATTCGAGAGCATATACAGGCTGGATTAGATGCGTTACCAGAAGAAAAACAAGTATATGTCATTCCAAATATAGATGAAAATGGAGGATTCGAAATTCTTACGAGAGTTAGTGCAGTTGAAGATGGAGAAATAATAGGAATTCCAATTGATTAA
- a CDS encoding acyl-CoA dehydrogenase family protein — protein MNFELDKNIQSLKENVRNFIQTEVEQVADDIEQKNRIPERIIELSKEMGLFGLSIPEHYGGIGIGMIGKCALYEEIGATHNGYTTLIGAHTGIGTVGIVEMGNEEQKQKYLPSMASGEKLGAFALTEPEAGSNASALKTSAVKKGDKYILNGIKHYITNATEAEVFTVMAVTDPTKGAKGISSFIVEKRAPGFHIGAIEEKMGLRGSHSAEIILENCEVPAENLLGEEGQGYVNALKILTNGRAGLAARNLGSSQKLLDMSTTYAIERKQFGKSIIEHQAVAHMLAEMAVEIEALRALTYKVAWMVDNGENVIKEAAMLKLYGSEVYNRVADKAVQVHGGIGYISDFPVERFYRDARITRIYEGTSEIQKNIIAGQLKKHYS, from the coding sequence TTGAACTTTGAATTAGATAAAAACATTCAATCTTTAAAAGAAAACGTTCGAAACTTTATTCAAACAGAGGTAGAGCAGGTCGCTGATGATATTGAACAAAAAAATAGAATCCCCGAACGAATAATTGAATTATCAAAAGAAATGGGGTTATTTGGTTTAAGTATCCCTGAACACTACGGTGGAATAGGGATTGGAATGATAGGAAAGTGTGCATTATATGAAGAAATTGGAGCAACGCATAATGGATATACGACTCTAATCGGAGCTCATACTGGAATTGGTACTGTTGGAATAGTGGAAATGGGGAATGAAGAACAAAAGCAAAAATACTTGCCTTCCATGGCAAGTGGAGAAAAATTAGGTGCATTTGCGCTAACTGAACCTGAAGCTGGATCGAACGCAAGTGCATTAAAAACTTCTGCCGTTAAAAAGGGAGATAAATATATATTAAATGGAATAAAACATTACATTACCAATGCCACAGAAGCAGAAGTGTTTACTGTGATGGCAGTTACAGATCCAACGAAAGGAGCAAAAGGCATCTCTTCTTTTATTGTAGAAAAGAGAGCTCCGGGATTTCATATAGGAGCGATTGAAGAAAAAATGGGTCTGAGAGGTTCTCACTCAGCGGAAATAATTTTAGAGAATTGTGAAGTGCCTGCGGAAAATTTACTAGGTGAAGAAGGTCAGGGGTATGTAAATGCCTTAAAAATTTTAACCAATGGTCGTGCTGGTTTGGCAGCTCGGAATTTAGGTTCAAGCCAAAAGTTATTAGATATGTCGACTACTTATGCAATTGAAAGAAAACAATTCGGTAAGTCGATTATTGAACACCAAGCAGTTGCACACATGTTAGCTGAAATGGCTGTAGAGATAGAGGCATTACGGGCTTTGACTTATAAAGTGGCATGGATGGTTGACAATGGAGAAAATGTAATTAAGGAAGCAGCGATGTTAAAACTGTATGGTTCGGAAGTATACAACCGAGTAGCAGATAAAGCAGTTCAAGTTCATGGAGGGATTGGATATATTTCAGATTTTCCTGTGGAACGATTTTATAGAGATGCGCGAATTACACGAATTTATGAAGGAACATCGGAAATTCAGAAGAATATTATTGCTGGACAATTAAAGAAACATTATAGCTAA
- a CDS encoding thiolase family protein, protein MDDPIVIVSATRTPIGAYGKSLKNVSSGHLASHVIKEVLQRVYMPADHVDEVILGEVRQTTESSNIARVAALRAGIPEQVTAFTVNRLCASGIQAVTSGVQQILSNQADIVIAGGTESMSRSPIYLRNTRFGGDRTTIVDSNLEAGQQPQEIYGKNLSMGITAENVARKYNISREDQDAFAIESQRRAKKAIESGRFKDEIAPIEVVEKKQISIFEVDEYPRFDTSLEKLANLNPVFEAGGTVTAGNACGRNDGASALVIMKESHAKHLGLQPLARIVDWSTAGVSPEIMGIGPVPAVKQLLKRNQKTIQDIDLLELNEAFASQSVAVIRELGLDHEKVNVNGGAIALGHPVGATGTRIITTLIYELIKRKQQYGIATLCAGGGQGMAILIEQC, encoded by the coding sequence ATGGACGATCCGATAGTTATTGTCAGTGCAACTAGAACACCAATTGGAGCATATGGTAAATCATTGAAAAATGTATCTTCTGGTCATCTAGCAAGTCATGTGATTAAAGAAGTGCTACAAAGAGTTTATATGCCAGCTGATCACGTAGATGAGGTTATTTTAGGAGAAGTAAGACAAACGACGGAATCATCGAATATTGCTAGAGTAGCAGCGCTAAGAGCGGGTATCCCTGAACAAGTGACTGCTTTTACAGTAAATAGATTATGTGCATCTGGAATCCAGGCAGTGACATCTGGAGTACAACAAATTCTTAGTAATCAAGCTGATATTGTCATAGCGGGTGGGACAGAGAGTATGAGCCGTTCTCCAATATACTTACGAAATACTAGATTTGGAGGAGATCGAACAACCATTGTCGATTCTAATTTAGAAGCAGGACAACAACCTCAAGAAATCTATGGTAAGAATCTATCTATGGGTATTACAGCTGAGAATGTTGCTAGAAAATATAATATATCAAGAGAAGATCAAGATGCATTTGCGATAGAAAGTCAGCGCAGAGCAAAAAAAGCTATAGAAAGTGGACGGTTTAAAGATGAAATAGCTCCTATTGAGGTTGTGGAAAAGAAACAGATATCTATATTTGAAGTAGATGAATATCCTCGATTTGATACATCTCTAGAGAAACTAGCAAATCTTAATCCAGTATTTGAAGCAGGTGGGACGGTGACTGCTGGTAATGCTTGCGGCAGAAATGATGGTGCCTCAGCTTTGGTTATTATGAAAGAATCACATGCCAAACATCTTGGCTTGCAACCACTCGCAAGAATCGTAGATTGGAGTACAGCGGGTGTTTCCCCTGAAATAATGGGAATTGGCCCAGTACCGGCAGTCAAACAACTACTTAAACGAAATCAAAAAACAATCCAAGACATAGATTTACTAGAATTGAATGAAGCTTTCGCTTCTCAATCCGTTGCTGTTATTCGTGAACTAGGTTTGGATCATGAAAAAGTAAATGTTAATGGAGGGGCGATTGCGTTAGGTCATCCGGTCGGTGCTACGGGCACCCGGATAATTACGACATTAATCTATGAACTAATAAAAAGAAAACAGCAATATGGTATAGCAACTTTATGCGCTGGTGGCGGCCAAGGAATGGCAATATTGATCGAACAGTGCTAA
- a CDS encoding DUF1801 domain-containing protein yields MYELKTKETENSVIQFIESVDHLQKKEDAYKLLDIFTESTEYPAKMWGTSIIGFGKYNYKYASGHSGEFLIVGYSPRKSKISLYLATDIVQDSELMTALGKYTTGKSCVYINKLSDINLDILRRLIKQSLFHIKSTYPDTAK; encoded by the coding sequence ATGTATGAACTAAAAACAAAAGAAACAGAAAACAGTGTTATTCAATTCATCGAAAGTGTTGATCATCTTCAAAAGAAAGAAGATGCTTATAAACTATTAGATATATTTACCGAATCTACTGAGTATCCAGCAAAAATGTGGGGAACAAGTATTATTGGCTTTGGAAAATACAATTATAAATACGCTTCTGGCCACTCCGGAGAATTTTTAATAGTAGGATACTCTCCCAGAAAATCAAAAATTAGTCTCTATCTCGCAACAGATATTGTTCAAGATAGTGAATTAATGACAGCTTTAGGTAAATACACTACCGGAAAATCGTGTGTTTATATTAACAAACTCAGTGATATTAATCTTGATATCTTACGTCGTTTAATTAAACAATCACTTTTCCATATCAAATCAACTTATCCTGATACTGCAAAATAA
- a CDS encoding homocysteine S-methyltransferase family protein: MKRSLKRRLQEGTVIVGEGYLFELERRGYLQAGSFVPEVALANPDALKQTYRDFMNAGSDVVLAFTYNAHREKMRIIGKEKLLEPLNRSAIRLAKEVAKEHPLEEALVAGNISNTNIFDPYDESSKSKVREMFAEMAQWSKEEDVDFINGETFYYHEEAEIALEEILKKDLPAVITLGLMGENILRDGYTVEESCKILSEKGALVVGMNCFRGPDTMQPYIAKIRKHVDGYVGALPIPYRTSDEHPTFFNLPDGGCSCHLPTETTFPTALDPLYHNRYELAEWAKEAKGIGVNYIGLCCGASPAMLRAVAEAVGKETINSPYSPNMEKHFLFGKDKTLKEHNVGYRFKA, translated from the coding sequence ATGAAGCGTAGTTTAAAAAGACGTTTGCAAGAAGGTACGGTAATAGTAGGAGAAGGATATTTATTTGAATTAGAGAGGAGAGGGTATTTACAGGCAGGTTCGTTTGTACCAGAAGTAGCACTTGCGAACCCGGATGCTTTAAAACAAACGTATCGTGATTTTATGAATGCTGGTTCGGATGTTGTATTAGCATTTACATACAATGCACATCGAGAAAAAATGCGCATTATTGGCAAGGAAAAATTATTAGAACCATTGAATAGAAGTGCTATTCGTTTAGCAAAGGAAGTAGCGAAAGAGCATCCATTGGAAGAAGCATTAGTTGCAGGAAATATATCTAATACAAATATCTTTGACCCTTATGATGAATCAAGCAAATCTAAAGTTAGAGAGATGTTCGCTGAAATGGCTCAGTGGAGTAAAGAAGAAGATGTTGATTTTATTAATGGTGAAACATTTTATTATCATGAAGAAGCAGAAATTGCTTTGGAAGAAATATTGAAAAAAGACTTGCCAGCTGTCATTACACTAGGGTTAATGGGAGAAAACATTTTAAGGGATGGCTATACGGTAGAGGAATCTTGTAAAATATTATCGGAAAAGGGAGCACTTGTAGTTGGAATGAATTGTTTCCGAGGTCCAGATACGATGCAACCTTATATTGCAAAAATTAGAAAGCATGTAGACGGTTATGTAGGAGCATTACCCATTCCATATCGTACATCAGATGAGCATCCGACATTTTTTAATTTACCTGATGGTGGTTGTAGTTGCCATTTGCCTACTGAAACAACTTTTCCAACTGCTTTAGATCCACTGTACCATAACCGTTATGAATTAGCAGAGTGGGCAAAAGAAGCAAAGGGGATTGGTGTTAATTATATTGGGTTATGTTGTGGAGCATCTCCAGCAATGCTTAGAGCTGTTGCAGAGGCAGTCGGTAAGGAGACCATTAATTCTCCCTATTCTCCTAATATGGAGAAGCATTTCTTGTTTGGGAAAGATAAAACATTAAAAGAACATAATGTAGGCTATCGATTTAAGGCATAA
- a CDS encoding aliphatic sulfonate ABC transporter substrate-binding protein, whose protein sequence is MRSKLMSIALVIIISSLIAACGSDSSAADGKPDKIRLDYAYYSPTSLVLKEQGWLEEALEDEGIGVEWVLSQGSNKALEFLTSDSIDFGSSAGSAALVSKAKGSPIQNVYIYSQPEWTALVADSESGIQSVEELKGKKVAATLGTDPYIFLLRALNEAGLTAADLEIVNLQHGDGAVALSKGSVDAWAGLDPHMARAELESDATLFYRNKEFNTYGFLNVREDFAEEYPDYVHVVIEAYEKAREWTIDNPEAAAQILSEEAEMSLDVAKQTLERNDFSNSIPGDEHRDTLRNSAEVLLEGEVIEADTDIEKVVNELVQPSFIEELNK, encoded by the coding sequence ATGAGAAGTAAGTTAATGAGTATAGCTTTAGTGATAATAATAAGTAGTTTAATAGCAGCATGTGGATCTGATTCAAGTGCAGCAGATGGAAAGCCTGATAAGATTCGGTTAGATTATGCGTATTATTCACCAACAAGCCTTGTATTAAAAGAACAAGGATGGTTAGAAGAAGCCTTAGAAGATGAAGGAATAGGTGTGGAGTGGGTACTAAGTCAAGGTAGTAATAAGGCTTTAGAATTTTTAACAAGTGATAGTATTGATTTTGGTTCTTCTGCAGGATCTGCAGCGCTTGTTTCTAAAGCCAAGGGTTCTCCAATTCAAAATGTATATATTTATTCTCAACCAGAGTGGACAGCTTTAGTTGCTGATTCTGAGTCAGGAATCCAATCGGTAGAAGAATTAAAAGGAAAAAAAGTGGCTGCCACGTTAGGTACGGATCCATATATTTTTCTACTACGGGCTTTAAATGAAGCTGGATTAACAGCGGCTGACTTAGAAATTGTCAATTTACAACATGGTGATGGAGCGGTTGCTTTGTCTAAAGGTTCCGTAGATGCATGGGCGGGGCTAGATCCACATATGGCTCGAGCCGAATTAGAATCTGATGCAACCTTGTTTTATCGAAATAAAGAATTTAACACATATGGTTTTTTAAACGTGCGAGAAGATTTTGCAGAAGAATATCCAGATTATGTTCATGTTGTGATTGAAGCGTATGAAAAAGCAAGAGAGTGGACAATAGATAATCCAGAAGCAGCTGCACAGATTTTATCTGAAGAAGCAGAGATGTCACTAGATGTAGCGAAACAGACTTTAGAGAGGAATGATTTTTCCAATTCCATTCCTGGAGATGAGCATCGAGATACGTTAAGAAATTCAGCAGAGGTTCTTCTAGAGGGAGAAGTTATTGAAGCTGATACGGACATTGAGAAGGTTGTAAATGAACTTGTCCAACCATCATTTATAGAAGAGCTAAATAAATAA
- a CDS encoding ABC transporter permease encodes MSKVSEEVINWDKNKFKRNKSFLSYEVIWMGSIIPILLLIVWEVLSRFGYFPTYLLPAPTTVVGTIINLAEDGSLWGHVGITLYRVFAGFFLGTAAALMLGGLVGLYRKAELLFDPLIQAFRAIPSLAWVPLFILWMGIGEVSKITMISVGVFFPVYLNIISGITGVDRKLIEVGKMNRLSTFQLVRRIILPASLPSFLTGLRSGLGLGWMFVVAAELMGASQGLGYLLIAGQNTLSPETILASILLFAFIGKGTDWILKKLESRTLHWQDRIVKS; translated from the coding sequence TTGTCTAAGGTGTCTGAAGAAGTTATTAATTGGGATAAAAATAAGTTTAAGAGAAACAAATCATTTTTGTCATATGAAGTAATTTGGATGGGAAGTATTATTCCTATTTTGCTATTAATTGTCTGGGAAGTGTTAAGTAGATTTGGTTACTTTCCTACGTATTTATTACCTGCACCAACGACAGTTGTTGGTACGATCATCAATCTTGCTGAAGATGGATCTTTATGGGGGCATGTAGGTATTACCTTATATAGAGTATTTGCTGGATTTTTTCTAGGTACTGCTGCCGCTCTTATGCTCGGTGGACTCGTAGGTTTGTATAGAAAAGCAGAATTGTTATTTGATCCATTAATACAAGCTTTTCGGGCTATTCCTTCTTTAGCTTGGGTTCCGTTATTTATTCTGTGGATGGGAATTGGTGAAGTTTCTAAAATTACCATGATTAGTGTCGGCGTCTTCTTTCCAGTGTATTTAAATATCATAAGTGGTATCACAGGCGTTGATCGAAAGTTGATTGAAGTTGGTAAAATGAATCGATTGTCTACCTTTCAACTTGTCCGAAGAATTATATTACCCGCATCGTTACCTTCTTTTCTTACAGGTCTTCGAAGTGGGTTAGGACTTGGATGGATGTTTGTTGTAGCTGCTGAATTAATGGGCGCAAGTCAAGGTTTAGGATATTTATTGATTGCAGGTCAAAACACACTATCTCCTGAAACGATTTTAGCTAGTATATTGTTATTTGCATTCATTGGAAAAGGTACAGACTGGATTTTGAAAAAACTAGAAAGTCGAACATTACATTGGCAAGATCGAATCGTAAAGTCTTAA
- a CDS encoding ABC transporter ATP-binding protein: MSLELKEVSRTFNGTPAINNISFRTKSGEIVGLLGTSGCGKSTILRSIAGLDTRYYGEITINQKRTKGIQASIGYIFQEPRLLPWLNVMENVTFGLTGKKINKKQRGLDYLKSVGLSQKENLYPKQLSGGMAQRVAIARALVTSPEILLLDEPFSALDAFTKMQLQDLLLSIWSKYQTTMVLVTHDIDEALFLCDRILILRGQPGTVAAEIVLEQSKPRLRGSQEMATLKAEILEILQLERGEEKSIQEKRYTV; encoded by the coding sequence GTGAGTTTGGAACTAAAAGAAGTAAGTCGAACTTTTAATGGTACCCCTGCAATAAATAATATATCGTTTCGAACAAAATCCGGAGAAATTGTAGGACTACTCGGAACAAGTGGCTGTGGAAAAAGTACCATTTTACGTTCAATTGCTGGGTTGGATACCAGGTACTATGGAGAAATTACCATTAACCAAAAACGAACAAAGGGAATACAAGCATCGATAGGTTATATATTTCAAGAGCCGAGGTTATTACCATGGTTAAATGTTATGGAAAATGTAACATTTGGATTAACAGGTAAAAAAATAAATAAAAAGCAACGAGGTTTAGATTATTTGAAAAGTGTTGGACTCTCTCAAAAGGAGAACCTTTATCCAAAGCAACTTTCAGGTGGTATGGCTCAACGTGTAGCAATAGCTCGAGCTCTAGTCACTTCTCCAGAGATTCTATTACTAGATGAACCTTTTAGTGCATTAGACGCATTTACGAAAATGCAATTACAAGATTTATTATTGTCTATATGGAGTAAGTATCAAACAACAATGGTACTGGTGACTCATGATATTGATGAAGCTCTGTTTTTATGTGATAGAATACTAATTTTACGTGGACAGCCTGGAACGGTGGCTGCAGAAATTGTATTGGAACAATCAAAACCTAGATTAAGAGGTAGTCAAGAGATGGCAACTTTAAAGGCAGAAATTTTGGAAATCCTTCAACTTGAACGTGGAGAAGAAAAGAGTATACAAGAAAAAAGATATACGGTGTAA